One window of Pseudomonas sp. ML2-2023-3 genomic DNA carries:
- a CDS encoding ABC transporter ATP-binding protein yields MSLLDVRGLRVSYDNADAVKDLSFTLQAGETLALVGESGCGKSTTALALMGLLPDNARLGGQVLFEGQDLLSIAPRQMRQLQGNALGMIFQDPLSSLNPVLTLGEQVAESLLAHTDLTRRQAWKRAEELFALVQLPRPAAHLHEYPQHLSGGQRQRVVIAMAIACQPRLLIADEPTTALDVSVQARILELLARLRGELGMGLLLITHDLGVVGQHADRVIVMHDGHALESQPTRALIDRPQHPYSRGLLQASLGAEHDQHYLNNRLAEINIERQPGQATRYSVNSSHYGPGRKPRAPAGNPALLKVSDLTTGYGDSTVLNRISLEVGERESVGLVGESGCGKSTLSRTLLRLLPARSGTVEFDGRDIASLAGEELLGWRRQVQMIFQDPYAALNPRHSVETILDRVQRLHGQNDPGQRQQARLAMLDAVGLARSSLARLPHQFSGGQRQRIGIARALILKPRLVICDEPVSALDVSTQAQILNLLVELREELSLSYLFISHDLSVVRYFADRILVMEQGQIVEQATPHTLWHSPRHPYTRRLLAAIPGAAAPSPPPLPVSGLRFAVGW; encoded by the coding sequence ATGAGCCTTCTGGACGTACGCGGTTTGCGCGTGAGCTACGACAACGCCGATGCGGTAAAAGACCTGAGCTTCACGTTGCAGGCAGGCGAGACCCTGGCACTGGTGGGTGAATCCGGCTGCGGCAAATCCACCACGGCCCTGGCGCTGATGGGCCTGCTGCCGGACAACGCCCGGCTGGGCGGCCAGGTCTTGTTTGAAGGCCAGGACCTGCTGAGCATCGCGCCCCGGCAGATGCGCCAGTTGCAAGGCAACGCGCTGGGGATGATTTTCCAGGACCCGCTGTCCAGCCTCAACCCGGTATTGACCCTGGGCGAACAGGTGGCCGAAAGCCTGCTGGCGCACACCGACCTCACCCGTCGCCAGGCCTGGAAACGCGCCGAAGAACTGTTCGCGCTGGTGCAACTGCCCCGCCCCGCAGCCCACCTGCACGAGTACCCGCAACATTTGTCTGGCGGTCAGCGCCAGCGGGTGGTGATCGCCATGGCGATTGCCTGCCAGCCGCGCCTGTTGATCGCCGACGAGCCGACCACCGCGCTGGATGTGAGCGTGCAGGCGCGGATTCTCGAATTGCTCGCCCGTTTGCGCGGCGAACTGGGCATGGGGCTGCTGTTGATCACCCATGACCTGGGAGTGGTTGGCCAGCACGCCGACCGGGTGATCGTGATGCACGACGGTCACGCGCTGGAGAGCCAGCCGACCCGTGCCCTGATCGATCGCCCGCAACACCCCTACAGCCGCGGCCTGCTTCAGGCTTCGCTGGGAGCGGAACATGACCAGCACTACCTGAACAACCGCCTGGCCGAAATCAACATCGAGCGCCAGCCCGGCCAGGCCACGCGCTACAGCGTCAACAGCAGCCACTACGGGCCGGGGCGCAAGCCACGGGCACCCGCCGGCAACCCGGCGCTGCTCAAGGTCAGCGACCTGACCACCGGCTACGGCGACAGCACTGTACTCAACCGCATCAGTCTGGAAGTGGGCGAGCGCGAGAGCGTGGGACTGGTCGGCGAATCGGGCTGCGGCAAGTCGACCCTCAGCCGCACCCTGCTGCGTTTGCTGCCTGCACGCAGCGGCACTGTCGAGTTCGACGGGCGCGACATCGCCAGCCTCGCCGGTGAGGAGTTGCTGGGCTGGCGACGCCAGGTGCAAATGATTTTCCAGGACCCCTATGCCGCGCTCAATCCGCGCCACAGCGTGGAGACCATTCTCGACCGCGTGCAGCGCCTGCACGGACAGAACGACCCGGGGCAGCGCCAACAGGCACGTCTGGCAATGCTCGACGCCGTCGGTCTTGCGCGCAGCAGTCTGGCGCGTCTGCCCCATCAGTTCTCCGGTGGCCAGCGCCAGCGCATCGGCATCGCCCGGGCGCTGATCCTCAAACCCCGGCTGGTGATCTGCGACGAGCCGGTGTCGGCACTGGATGTCTCGACCCAGGCCCAGATTCTCAACCTGCTGGTGGAACTGCGCGAAGAACTGAGCCTGTCCTACCTGTTTATCTCCCACGACCTGTCGGTGGTGCGCTATTTCGCCGACCGGATCCTGGTGATGGAACAAGGGCAGATTGTCGAGCAAGCCACCCCGCACACCCTCTGGCACTCACCCCGGCACCCTTACACCCGTCGCCTGTTGGCGGCGATACCGGGCGCTGCGGCGCCGAGCCCCCCACCCCTGCCTGTATCCGGCCTGCGCTTTGCTGTTGGCTGGTAA
- a CDS encoding acyl-CoA dehydrogenase family protein, whose amino-acid sequence MSHIDSAWGAVPSAGYEDLAQRFRPLFARIREGAVDRELERRLPIQELQWLKEAGFTTVRVPKAYGGAGASLPELFNLLIELAEADSNLVQSLRGHFGFCENLLNSRDREYQGIWLERLGRGETVSPASGEVGNAKQLEFGTRLSLHGGHWQLSGSKFYTTGALYADWVDVSANNPDEQRVSVTVRTSDPGVEIIDDWNGFGQTLTASGTTHFREVPVDPINVILAENRFRYSPAFYQTVHTATLAGIGRALAAETAGHVAKRTRSFSSGNAPRVAQDPQVLQVVGNLRSAAYTAGAITALNAQALQRAHEASLSDDEQALTLAVNIAELEVAQSQTIVSDLIIKASGDLFDALSASATLKPLGLDRFWRNARTLSSHNPRIYKSRIVGDFAVNGTPPPAQWRIGVA is encoded by the coding sequence ATGTCACACATAGACTCAGCCTGGGGCGCCGTCCCGTCGGCCGGATACGAAGACCTGGCGCAACGTTTTCGCCCCCTGTTCGCCCGGATTCGCGAGGGGGCAGTGGATCGCGAACTGGAGCGGCGCCTGCCGATCCAGGAACTGCAATGGCTCAAGGAAGCAGGCTTCACCACGGTTCGCGTACCCAAGGCATACGGCGGCGCGGGCGCCAGCCTGCCCGAACTGTTCAACCTGCTGATCGAACTGGCCGAGGCCGACTCGAACCTGGTGCAGTCGTTGCGCGGGCACTTTGGTTTTTGCGAAAACCTGCTCAACAGCCGCGACCGTGAATATCAGGGCATCTGGCTGGAGCGACTGGGCCGTGGCGAGACCGTCAGCCCGGCGTCCGGCGAAGTGGGCAACGCCAAACAGCTTGAATTCGGTACCCGCCTGAGCCTGCACGGCGGCCATTGGCAACTGAGCGGCAGCAAGTTCTACACCACGGGTGCGCTGTATGCCGACTGGGTCGATGTCAGCGCCAACAACCCTGATGAACAGCGAGTCTCGGTGACTGTACGCACCAGCGACCCCGGGGTTGAAATCATTGATGACTGGAACGGTTTCGGCCAGACCTTGACCGCCAGCGGCACGACCCATTTTCGCGAAGTGCCGGTCGATCCGATCAACGTCATCCTGGCTGAAAACCGCTTTCGCTATTCACCGGCTTTTTACCAGACCGTGCACACCGCGACCCTGGCCGGAATTGGCCGGGCGCTGGCCGCAGAGACGGCCGGGCACGTGGCCAAGCGCACCCGCAGTTTCAGCAGCGGCAATGCCCCGCGTGTGGCACAGGATCCGCAAGTGCTGCAAGTGGTGGGCAACCTGCGCAGCGCGGCTTACACCGCGGGAGCCATCACGGCACTGAACGCGCAGGCCCTGCAACGCGCCCATGAAGCGAGCTTGAGCGACGACGAACAGGCGTTGACCCTGGCGGTGAACATCGCGGAACTGGAAGTGGCGCAATCACAAACCATCGTCTCGGACCTGATCATCAAGGCCAGTGGCGATTTGTTTGATGCGCTGAGTGCGTCGGCCACCCTCAAGCCATTGGGGCTGGACCGTTTCTGGCGTAATGCGCGGACGTTGTCGTCCCACAATCCGCGTATCTACAAGAGCCGGATCGTGGGTGACTTCGCGGTCAACGGCACACCGCCGCCTGCGCAATGGCGCATTGGTGTGGCGTAG
- a CDS encoding ABC transporter substrate-binding protein: MTGAVALVAWQWPAAPGDMPRGPLLQAAEQRQVLRVGVRSYPRPTLGQEALVAEPDELDSQLAEALGSYLGLKVQLQALPDTAGFNDGSVDLVIAGSLKLPVAADRVASLRKLPVQYREGALIGLRNAPRRPIQGQSVCIAVGSPWAQTLVQQGAELRTYVSSIRAAVAFMAGECNLLAEERNSLQALAQAPDWRFYTLLPQTLKASSDVRVYLSRTDKQSRALINAAMHDWQARGGQARAWDLRSNALLVDSLKIGDGLVCH; the protein is encoded by the coding sequence GTGACTGGCGCAGTGGCGCTGGTCGCCTGGCAATGGCCGGCGGCACCGGGCGATATGCCCCGGGGGCCGCTGTTGCAGGCGGCCGAACAGCGCCAGGTGCTGCGCGTGGGCGTACGCAGCTATCCGCGCCCGACCCTGGGACAGGAAGCGCTGGTTGCCGAGCCGGATGAACTGGACAGTCAACTGGCCGAAGCCCTGGGGTCTTACCTTGGCTTGAAGGTGCAACTGCAGGCGCTGCCCGATACGGCCGGGTTTAACGATGGCAGCGTCGATCTGGTGATAGCCGGGAGCTTGAAGCTGCCTGTGGCGGCTGATCGGGTGGCGAGTCTGCGCAAATTGCCGGTGCAGTACCGGGAGGGTGCGTTGATTGGCTTGCGCAATGCGCCCCGGCGCCCGATACAGGGGCAAAGCGTGTGCATTGCCGTTGGCAGTCCCTGGGCGCAAACCTTGGTGCAACAGGGGGCCGAGTTGCGAACTTATGTATCGTCGATTCGTGCCGCGGTGGCGTTCATGGCGGGCGAGTGCAACCTGTTGGCTGAAGAGCGCAACAGCTTGCAGGCGCTTGCACAGGCGCCGGACTGGCGTTTCTACACGTTGTTGCCGCAGACATTGAAAGCGAGCAGTGATGTGCGGGTATACCTGAGCCGCACCGACAAACAGAGCCGTGCGCTGATCAATGCGGCGATGCATGACTGGCAGGCCCGTGGCGGCCAGGCCCGCGCCTGGGATTTGCGCAGCAATGCGCTGCTGGTGGACAGCCTGAAGATTGGGGATGGGCTGGTGTGTCATTGA
- a CDS encoding ABC transporter permease → MGFKLTSRRVFDSTVGIVAFLALWEALPQLGIVNPGYLSPPSAVLGAVLDLASSGDLLKHVQASLFRSFAGLLLAIASGVSLGLMMGWFARVESVLDPLLQFFRQTSALALFPVFILFLGIGELSKIAIIFWASFWPILLSTISGVKQVDGLLINSALSMGANRWFLFTKIVLPAASPSIFTGIRLAGAYCITALVAAEMIGAHSGLGFLTLNSQEVFQIPSMYAGILLLAVVGLLLNFLLALLERRFTYWRRGLRHGG, encoded by the coding sequence ATGGGCTTTAAATTGACTTCACGCCGGGTGTTCGACAGCACCGTGGGCATTGTGGCGTTCCTGGCCCTTTGGGAGGCGTTGCCGCAATTGGGGATCGTCAATCCCGGCTACCTGAGCCCGCCGTCGGCGGTGTTGGGTGCGGTGCTGGACCTGGCCAGCAGCGGTGACTTGCTCAAGCACGTGCAGGCCAGCCTGTTTCGCTCTTTTGCCGGGTTGCTGCTGGCCATCGCCTCGGGTGTCAGCCTGGGGTTGATGATGGGCTGGTTTGCACGGGTCGAAAGTGTGCTCGATCCGTTGTTGCAGTTCTTCCGCCAGACCTCGGCGCTGGCGTTGTTCCCGGTGTTTATTCTGTTTTTGGGCATTGGTGAATTGTCCAAGATCGCGATCATTTTCTGGGCGTCGTTCTGGCCGATTCTGTTGAGTACCATCAGCGGCGTGAAGCAGGTCGATGGGTTGCTGATCAACTCGGCACTGTCGATGGGCGCGAACCGCTGGTTTCTGTTTACCAAAATCGTGCTGCCGGCGGCGTCGCCTTCGATCTTTACCGGGATTCGTCTGGCGGGTGCGTATTGCATCACGGCACTGGTGGCTGCCGAGATGATCGGGGCTCATTCCGGGTTGGGTTTTCTGACGCTCAATTCCCAGGAGGTGTTCCAGATTCCCAGCATGTACGCAGGCATTCTGCTGTTGGCGGTGGTGGGGTTGTTGCTGAACTTTTTGCTGGCCTTGCTGGAGCGGCGTTTTACCTATTGGCGCCGGGGCTTGCGCCACGGTGGTTAG
- a CDS encoding ABC transporter ATP-binding protein, whose product MAAHKIIARDLNMEFQARDEAGREERVPVLEGFDLQVREGEFLSILGPSGCGKSTFMNILAGLAHKTGGDLLVDGKPLQGINRNQGVVFQGYALLPWRTVLDNIAVGLEIRGVGKAQRLETAREYLELVGLNGFASRYPHELSGGMRQRVAIARSLAYDPDVLLMDEPFAALDAQTRETLQSELLRIWDTHKKTIVFITHSLDEAIFLSDRVAVMTQRPGRIKEIFDIDLARPRLPELRNTQAFVHYRQRAWEALRDEVTDLTREPAAAATHQNWQSIATLGGYRIGV is encoded by the coding sequence ATGGCGGCCCACAAGATCATCGCCCGTGACCTGAACATGGAGTTTCAGGCACGGGACGAAGCCGGGCGTGAGGAGCGGGTGCCCGTGCTGGAGGGGTTCGACTTGCAGGTGCGCGAGGGCGAGTTTCTGTCCATCCTCGGGCCGTCGGGCTGTGGCAAATCCACCTTTATGAACATCCTCGCCGGGCTTGCCCACAAGACCGGTGGCGACCTGCTGGTGGACGGTAAACCCCTGCAAGGCATCAACCGCAATCAGGGGGTGGTGTTCCAGGGGTATGCGCTGCTGCCCTGGCGCACGGTGCTCGACAACATCGCCGTGGGCCTGGAGATTCGCGGTGTGGGCAAGGCACAGCGACTGGAAACCGCCCGCGAATACCTGGAGCTGGTGGGGCTCAACGGTTTTGCCTCGCGCTACCCCCACGAGTTGTCCGGCGGCATGCGCCAGCGCGTGGCCATTGCCCGCTCGCTGGCCTACGACCCGGACGTGCTGCTGATGGACGAGCCCTTTGCGGCCCTGGACGCGCAAACCCGCGAGACCTTGCAGAGCGAATTACTGCGCATCTGGGACACCCATAAAAAAACCATCGTGTTCATCACCCACAGCCTGGACGAGGCGATCTTCCTGTCGGATCGGGTGGCGGTGATGACTCAGCGTCCGGGGCGGATCAAAGAGATTTTCGATATCGACCTGGCCCGCCCCCGCCTTCCTGAACTGCGCAATACCCAAGCCTTTGTGCACTACCGCCAGCGCGCCTGGGAGGCCCTGCGCGATGAAGTGACCGACCTAACCCGTGAGCCAGCAGCAGCGGCGACGCATCAGAACTGGCAGAGCATTGCGACTCTGGGTGGTTATCGGATTGGAGTATGA
- a CDS encoding ABC transporter substrate-binding protein, with protein MNPINNRRAFLRSCAVLGAVGAAGILLPGCEKKDAGAGKSAAVIKGRADQVVDFKYPDNPSFDLVYVADSLGYFEGTRARPKYIGRIAAPQIIPLTGTGEIDFGARMVPLVISAIASGLDLKVVAAGGRTLQEAPHMKYFVRDNSGIFKPKDLEGKTIGFNSFGACAEFVTKKYLREQGVNVDKINWVVVPDNQGEQTLATGNIDVAIIHPPSSGGAENNPALRKLWSDYDLDGGLGGMAPYSVFGKFSRENPEATRDVVNAIARAANWVNANPDDARKITSERIGMKLELVERFAYIDDLVVTEPPIQYYIDILENEGKIKKGSIGVKDVYTNEFNPFARGHA; from the coding sequence ATGAACCCGATCAACAACAGAAGAGCTTTCCTCAGAAGTTGCGCCGTACTGGGCGCAGTCGGTGCTGCCGGCATCCTGCTGCCCGGCTGCGAAAAAAAGGACGCGGGCGCCGGTAAAAGCGCTGCCGTGATCAAGGGCCGCGCCGATCAGGTCGTGGACTTCAAGTACCCGGACAACCCGTCATTCGATCTGGTCTACGTCGCCGATTCCCTCGGCTATTTCGAGGGCACCCGCGCACGGCCCAAGTACATCGGGCGCATCGCCGCACCGCAGATCATTCCGTTGACCGGCACCGGCGAAATCGACTTCGGTGCGCGCATGGTGCCCCTGGTGATTTCAGCCATCGCCAGTGGCCTGGATCTCAAGGTGGTCGCCGCCGGTGGCAGGACGCTGCAAGAAGCCCCGCACATGAAATACTTCGTGCGCGACAATTCGGGCATCTTCAAACCCAAGGACCTTGAAGGCAAAACCATCGGCTTCAACAGCTTTGGCGCCTGCGCCGAGTTCGTCACCAAAAAATACCTGCGCGAGCAGGGCGTCAACGTCGACAAGATCAACTGGGTGGTGGTGCCGGACAACCAGGGCGAACAAACCCTGGCCACCGGCAATATCGACGTTGCCATCATCCATCCGCCATCGTCCGGGGGGGCCGAGAACAACCCGGCGCTGCGCAAGCTGTGGAGCGACTACGACCTGGACGGCGGCCTGGGCGGCATGGCGCCGTACAGCGTGTTCGGCAAGTTCAGCCGCGAGAATCCGGAGGCCACCCGCGACGTGGTCAATGCCATTGCCCGTGCTGCCAACTGGGTCAATGCCAACCCCGACGACGCCCGCAAGATCACTTCCGAGCGCATCGGCATGAAGCTTGAACTGGTAGAGCGCTTTGCCTATATCGACGATCTGGTGGTGACCGAACCGCCGATTCAGTACTACATCGACATCCTCGAAAACGAAGGCAAGATCAAGAAAGGCTCGATAGGGGTCAAGGATGTCTACACCAACGAATTCAACCCATTTGCCCGGGGACACGCCTGA
- a CDS encoding LLM class flavin-dependent oxidoreductase, whose translation MSERQLSLNLFIYPNGHHEAAWRHPQSVPESSMDIGYYQQLALRAEREKLDAIFFADSPSLAESGREGLRIRFEPVTWLAAIAAVTQRIGLIATASTTYSEPYNLARSFSALDHLSKGRAGWNIVTTSMAAAAANFGLDEHPSAHDRYAQAEEFVNVVGNLWDSWEDDALVLDKTAGVFADSTKVHSINHVGAYYKVKGPLNSPRSPQGRPVQVQAGSSEDGRDFAARHAEAIFTAHQTLNSATEFANDIRARAKAVGRDPGQLKILPGISPYIASTEAEAQRKFDELNDLVLPHVSLGQLRRMLGVDLSGQDLDAPFPRHLINFEGVESQSSRFKLIIDIVDREHVTLRQLINRLAGARGHWVPVGTPVQIADLIEQWFRSGAADGFNVMPPAFPDGFDVFLDEVLPILRKRGLFRSEYAGSTLREHYGLTRPDSRYALKTA comes from the coding sequence ATGTCCGAACGTCAGCTCAGCCTCAACCTGTTTATCTACCCCAACGGCCATCACGAAGCGGCCTGGCGTCATCCACAGTCGGTGCCGGAATCGTCGATGGACATTGGTTACTACCAGCAGTTGGCGCTGCGAGCCGAGCGGGAAAAACTCGATGCGATCTTTTTTGCCGACTCGCCGTCACTGGCCGAAAGCGGCCGTGAAGGCCTGCGCATCCGTTTTGAACCGGTCACCTGGCTTGCCGCCATTGCCGCAGTGACCCAGCGTATCGGCCTGATTGCCACGGCCAGTACCACCTACAGCGAACCCTACAACCTGGCCCGCTCGTTCAGCGCGCTGGACCACCTGAGCAAGGGCCGTGCAGGCTGGAATATCGTCACCACCTCAATGGCCGCCGCCGCGGCCAATTTCGGCCTGGATGAACATCCCTCGGCCCATGACCGCTACGCCCAGGCCGAAGAATTCGTCAACGTGGTCGGTAATCTGTGGGACAGCTGGGAAGACGACGCGCTGGTGCTGGACAAAACGGCCGGGGTGTTTGCCGACAGCACCAAGGTGCACTCGATCAACCACGTGGGCGCCTACTACAAGGTCAAGGGCCCGTTGAATTCGCCGCGCTCGCCACAGGGGCGGCCGGTGCAGGTGCAGGCCGGATCTTCCGAAGATGGCCGTGACTTTGCCGCCAGGCATGCCGAAGCGATTTTCACCGCTCACCAGACCCTGAACAGCGCGACCGAATTCGCCAACGATATCCGTGCCCGGGCCAAGGCGGTGGGCCGCGACCCTGGCCAGTTGAAAATCCTTCCGGGCATCAGCCCGTACATCGCCAGCACCGAGGCCGAAGCACAGCGCAAGTTCGATGAACTCAACGATCTGGTACTGCCCCATGTGTCTCTGGGGCAACTGCGACGCATGCTGGGGGTGGATTTGAGCGGGCAGGACCTGGACGCGCCGTTCCCCCGTCACCTGATCAACTTCGAGGGTGTTGAAAGCCAGTCCAGCCGCTTTAAGTTGATCATCGACATTGTGGATCGCGAGCACGTCACCTTGCGCCAGTTGATCAACCGCCTGGCCGGTGCGCGGGGTCATTGGGTGCCGGTGGGGACGCCGGTGCAGATTGCCGACTTGATCGAGCAGTGGTTCCGCAGTGGCGCGGCCGATGGTTTTAACGTGATGCCGCCCGCGTTCCCCGATGGTTTTGACGTGTTCCTGGATGAAGTGCTGCCGATTTTGCGCAAGCGCGGTTTGTTTCGCAGTGAGTACGCGGGCAGCACGTTGCGCGAGCACTACGGCCTGACGCGTCCGGATTCGCGTTACGCCCTGAAAACAGCCTGA
- a CDS encoding ABC transporter ATP-binding protein, with protein MLNNSLTLENISKRFASRPGSTSQLQVLDNIQLDIAPGEFISIVGASGCGKSTLLRLILGLDEEYEGRILLNGQPIDGTGLERGIVFQDHRLFPWLNVEQNVAVALKNSPLSAKEKRDTVREHIELVGLQDFIDAYPHQISGGMAQRVAIARGLVNRPSVLLLDEPLGALDALTRARLQGELQNIWAKEKITMILVTHDVDEAVFLGDRVVVMQPNPGRIRRILDIDLPRPRNRSDSRFIALRDDVLSDFAELH; from the coding sequence ATGCTCAATAACAGCCTGACCCTGGAAAACATCAGCAAGCGCTTTGCTTCCCGACCGGGCAGCACCAGCCAATTGCAGGTACTGGACAATATCCAGCTCGACATCGCCCCCGGCGAATTCATCAGCATCGTCGGCGCCAGCGGTTGCGGCAAGTCCACCCTGCTGCGCCTGATTCTTGGCCTGGACGAAGAGTACGAGGGGCGCATCCTGCTCAATGGCCAACCCATCGACGGCACGGGTCTGGAGCGCGGCATCGTGTTTCAGGATCACCGTTTGTTCCCTTGGCTCAACGTCGAACAGAACGTGGCGGTCGCGCTCAAGAATTCGCCCCTGAGCGCGAAGGAAAAGCGCGACACCGTGCGCGAGCATATCGAGCTGGTGGGCCTGCAGGATTTTATCGACGCCTACCCGCATCAGATCTCCGGCGGCATGGCCCAGCGTGTGGCCATCGCCCGGGGGCTGGTCAATCGCCCCAGCGTGCTGCTGCTGGACGAACCCTTGGGTGCCCTCGATGCCCTGACCCGTGCGCGCCTGCAGGGGGAGCTGCAAAACATCTGGGCCAAGGAAAAAATCACCATGATCCTGGTCACTCACGATGTGGACGAGGCCGTGTTCCTGGGCGATCGCGTGGTGGTCATGCAGCCCAACCCGGGGCGTATCCGGCGCATTCTAGACATCGACCTGCCGCGCCCGCGCAACCGCAGCGATAGCCGTTTTATTGCCCTGCGCGACGACGTGCTGAGCGACTTCGCCGAACTGCATTGA
- a CDS encoding ABC transporter permease → MSSALAINHGSSISRRYRGWVLPISAVALWWLASHMGWSQSGLLVSPEKVAATAWDQIASGKFWRAISASLARNLSGFFIGTTLGLVLGCLLGLSHYFERLVGPSFNTFKQISLFAWIPLISVWFGLGDVAKVVFLSLAALVPVVVNTCDGLRNVPPNLLEVARVYRFSRWQTIVGVMLPAALPSIFTGLYLALVYSWLATIGAEYLLVSGEGIGNTLIDGSEHFMMDLVLFGMVVIGLVGWSLNALARIFERRMQRLYGIDPR, encoded by the coding sequence ATGAGTAGCGCCCTGGCAATCAATCATGGCAGCAGCATCAGCCGTCGCTATCGCGGCTGGGTATTGCCGATCAGCGCCGTCGCTCTGTGGTGGCTGGCTTCACACATGGGCTGGAGCCAGTCCGGTCTGCTGGTCTCGCCGGAAAAAGTCGCGGCCACGGCCTGGGACCAGATTGCTTCAGGCAAGTTCTGGCGGGCGATCAGCGCCAGCCTGGCGCGCAACCTCAGCGGCTTTTTTATCGGCACCACCCTGGGTCTGGTGCTGGGCTGCCTGCTGGGCCTGTCGCACTACTTCGAGCGGTTGGTGGGCCCCAGCTTCAACACGTTCAAGCAGATTTCGCTGTTCGCCTGGATCCCGCTGATCTCGGTGTGGTTTGGCCTGGGTGATGTGGCCAAGGTGGTGTTCCTGTCACTGGCGGCGCTGGTGCCGGTGGTGGTGAACACCTGCGACGGCCTGCGCAATGTGCCGCCCAACCTGCTGGAAGTGGCGCGGGTCTACCGCTTCAGCCGCTGGCAAACCATCGTCGGGGTCATGTTGCCCGCCGCCTTGCCGTCGATCTTCACCGGGCTGTATCTGGCGCTGGTGTATTCGTGGCTGGCGACCATCGGTGCCGAATACCTGCTGGTGTCGGGGGAGGGCATCGGCAACACGCTGATCGATGGCAGCGAGCATTTCATGATGGACCTGGTGCTGTTCGGCATGGTCGTCATCGGCCTGGTGGGCTGGAGCCTCAATGCACTGGCCCGGATTTTTGAGCGACGGATGCAGCGCCTTTACGGCATTGACCCGCGTTGA
- a CDS encoding ABC transporter permease has translation MARAQTVTPQQYAPALPKANVKRLPPAPTRPVRKVEVPRTSAWASRLGDKALPWLLPLTLLGLWYVGVELGLLSEQVLPPPAYVYETLSDLFTSGDLWINAAASLQRVVVGFALGAAVGVALGLAMGLSKTVEDYLLPTFNALVQIPVLGWLPFALLLFGIGEPLKYVLIAKAAMVPITLCTLQAFHQAPKGLLEAGRAYGFSRWQSVVFIVLPAAIPTLFTGLRLGFTKAWLSLVVVELVASSEGLGYLIVYGRQLFQLDLVMAAVVVVGAIGLLIDRGFDHAERRLNRGRAPVAGRLS, from the coding sequence ATGGCCAGGGCACAGACCGTCACACCCCAGCAGTACGCACCGGCGCTACCCAAGGCCAACGTCAAGCGCTTGCCACCCGCACCGACCCGGCCCGTACGCAAGGTCGAGGTGCCCCGCACATCGGCCTGGGCTTCAAGACTGGGTGACAAGGCGTTGCCGTGGCTGTTGCCGCTGACGTTGCTGGGCCTGTGGTACGTGGGGGTTGAACTGGGTCTGCTCTCAGAGCAGGTGCTGCCGCCGCCCGCCTATGTCTATGAAACCCTGTCGGACCTCTTCACGTCAGGCGACCTGTGGATAAATGCGGCCGCCAGCCTGCAACGGGTGGTGGTCGGCTTTGCCCTGGGCGCCGCTGTCGGTGTGGCGCTGGGGTTGGCCATGGGGCTGTCGAAAACCGTCGAGGATTATCTGCTTCCCACCTTCAATGCTCTGGTGCAGATACCGGTACTGGGCTGGTTGCCGTTTGCCTTGCTGCTGTTCGGCATCGGCGAGCCGCTCAAGTATGTGCTGATCGCCAAGGCCGCGATGGTGCCGATCACGCTGTGCACCTTGCAGGCTTTTCACCAGGCCCCCAAAGGGTTGCTGGAAGCGGGTCGGGCTTACGGCTTCAGCCGTTGGCAGAGCGTGGTGTTCATCGTGTTGCCTGCGGCCATTCCGACCCTGTTCACCGGTCTGCGTCTTGGCTTCACCAAAGCCTGGCTGTCACTGGTGGTGGTTGAGCTGGTGGCGTCGAGCGAAGGGCTGGGTTACCTGATTGTGTATGGTCGCCAACTGTTCCAGCTGGATCTGGTGATGGCGGCGGTGGTGGTGGTTGGTGCGATCGGACTGTTGATCGATCGCGGTTTTGATCACGCCGAGCGGCGCCTCAATCGTGGCCGCGCACCTGTAGCGGGGCGCCTGTCATGA